In Musa acuminata AAA Group cultivar baxijiao chromosome BXJ2-8, Cavendish_Baxijiao_AAA, whole genome shotgun sequence, one genomic interval encodes:
- the LOC135619298 gene encoding pheophytinase, chloroplastic-like produces MELVPLSRSSIFAPPINRLQRRNNLKWKQSKPSVSRKAGIACAGAKPPRNSGVSSQESKRIENLYQKEGRRLLRLLEGLRSRASPEVCGEPHKYFAINGDVGLASIPKKVDEVAKVIIPGLSDDSGGSPISSCYWEWKPKISVHYEKSGSQNVDAPAVLFLPGFGVGSFHYEKQLEDLGRDYKVWALDFLGQGKSLPSEDPAPFDNREGDSEDNDVLWGFGEEPKPWARELVYSIDLWREQVQHFVEQVIGEPVYVVGNSLGGFVALYFAACNPQLVRGVTLLNATPFWGFLPNPVRSPRLSKFLSWSGTFPLPSNVRRLTQLVWEKISDPSSIQEVLKQVYADHSINVDKVFSHIIEITQHPAAAASFASIMFAPRGQLSFQEALSRCQVEGVPICLMYGREDPWVRPIWGFQVKRQLPEVPYYEISPAGHCPHDEVPEVINFLLRGWIKNLESQGSVSLPLLEEPDYVQYEILKELEYVKEGSHKSIKVRFLGSNFSFWNLIISSLKLRLASLLASFR; encoded by the exons ATGGAGTTGGTTCCCTTGAGCCGCTCTTCCATATTTGCCCCCCCTATCAACAGACTCCAGCGGAGAAACAACCTCAAGTGGAAGCAGTCTAAGCCTTCGGTTTCCAGAAAAGCTGGAATTGCTTGTGCTGGGGCGAAACCCCCTAGGAATTCAGGGGTTTCTTCTCAAGAAAGCAAGAGGATCGagaatttgtatcaaaaggaagggCGTAGATTGTTGCGTCTGCTCGAAGGGCTTCGAAGCCGTGCCTCTCCGGAGGTGTGCGGTGAGCCTCATAAATATTTTGCCATCAATGGAGATGTGGGTCTCGCTAGTATCCCCAAGAAAGTGGATGAAGTTGCAAAGGTCATCATTCCTGGTTTATCTGATGACTCCGGTGGCTCTCCGATCAGTAGTTGCTACTGGGAGTGGAAACCTAAAATTTCGGTGCACTATGAGAAGTCAGGGTCTCAGAATGTGGATGCGCCTGCTGTGCTCTTCCTACCTGGGTTTGGAGTTGGCTCATTTCACTATGAGAAGCAATTGGAAGATTTGGGCCGTGATTACAAAGTGTGGGCTCTGGATTTCTTAGGACAAGGCAAGTCATTGCCATCCGAAGACCCGGCCCCCTTTGATAATCGTGAAGGGGATTCTGAAGATAATGATGTGTTATGGGGGTTCGGAGAAGAACCTAAACCCTGGGCAAGGGAGCTGGTGTACTCTATTGACCTATGGCGAGAACAGGTTCAGCATTTTGTAGAACAG GTAATTGGTGAACCAGTTTATGTTGTTGGTAATTCTCTTGGAGGCTTTGTTGCCTTGTACTTTGCAGCATGCAATCCTCAGCTAGTAAGAGGAGTTACATTGCTTAATGCAACACCGTTTTGGGGATTCCTTCCTAACCCTGTCAGATCACCTAGATTGTCCAAATTTCTTTCATGGTCTGGGACGTTTCCCCTACCTTCAAATGTGAGAAGGCTAACTCAGTTGGT ATGGGAGAAGATCAGTGACCCCAGTAGCATACAGGAAGTACTAAAACAAGTCTATGCTGATCATTCAATAAATGTTGACAAAGTATTttcccatataattgaaataacaCAACATCCTGCAGCCGCTGCTTCTTTTGCCTCCATTATGTTTGCTCCTAGGGGGCAGTTATCCTTCCAGGAAGCCTTGTCCAG GTGCCAAGTGGAAGGTGTTCCAATCTGTCTTATGTACGGTAGAGAAGACCCTTGGGTTAGGCCTATTTGGGGCTTTCAAGTGAAACGACAGTTGCCTGAGGTACCTTATTACGAGATTAGTCCAGCAGGTCACTGCCCACATGATGAGGTTCCCGAG GTTATAAACTTCTTGCTCCGAGGGTGGATTAAGAACCTGGAGTCCCAAGGTTCTGTTTCATTGCCCCTTTTGGAGGAGCCTGATTATGTACAATATGAAATCTTGAAAGAGTTGGAGTATGTCAAAGAAGGATCCCACAAGTCAATTAAAGTACGATTTTTGGGATCGAACTTCTCATTTTGGAATCTGATAATCTCATCCTTGAAGCTACGCCTCGCGAGTTTGCTGGCGAGTTTCAGATAG